One genomic segment of Capricornis sumatraensis isolate serow.1 chromosome X, serow.2, whole genome shotgun sequence includes these proteins:
- the LOC138071638 gene encoding olfactory receptor 6N1-like, which translates to MANLTTVKEFLLLGFGNLHGLQFFLFGIFLGMYVVTLLGNLLILIIISLDRNLQTPMYFFLSNFSFLEIWYTTSIAPKMLQTLLVGPKVISFVGCVVQFYFFGSMAVAECFLLAAMSYDRYLAICSPLQYPSLMNLHACVLLASGSWLGGFLTPVVTVAMTFQLPFCATYKIDHFFCDLAPVLKLACSDTEIVEKTTFLLASFVTMVPFVLTVASYIHIVAAVLRIPSAAGKRRAFSTCSSHLTVVTLYYGTLGTVYAIPAATRAAVLNKIFSLFYTVVTPMVNPIVYSLRNKDVQKAVRRLMSHWASAKGSSGPPPPPGSIFFLRTAWASVKDTKH; encoded by the coding sequence ATGGCTAATCTGACCACAGTCAAAGAATTCCTCCTGCTGGGATTCGGGAATCTCCATGggttacagttttttctttttgggaTATTTCTGGGAATGTATGTAGTGACTTTGCTGGGGAACCTTCTTATCCTTATCATCATTTCCCTTGATCGTAACCTCCaaacccccatgtacttctttctGTCCAATTTCTCCTTCCTTGAGATCTGGTACACTACCTCTATTGCCCCTAAGATGCTGCAGACCCTTCTGGTAGGTCCCAAGGTGATTTCTTTTGTGGGCTGTGTGGTGCAGTTTTACTTCTTCGGTTCCATGGCAGTAGCTGAGTGCTTTCTGCTGGCTGCCATGTCTTACGACCGCTACCTTGCCAtctgcagccccctccagtacCCATCGCTCATGAACCTCCACGCGTGTGTCCTGCTTGCAAGCGGCTCTTGGCTGGGTGGCTTCCTAACCCCTGTGGTCACTGTTGCCATGACTTTTCAGCTGCCATTCTGTGCAACCTATAAGATCGACCACTTCTTCTGTGACCTGGCCCCTGTGCTGAAGCTGGCCTGCTCTGATACTGAGATTGTGGAGAAAACCACCTTCCTCCTGGCCTCCTTCGTCACCATGGTGCCCTTCGTACTCACCGTAGCCTCCTATATCCACATTGTGGCTGCTGTCCTCAGGATTCCATCAGCTGCAGGAAAGCGACgagccttctccacctgctcctcccacctcacAGTGGTCACGCTGTACTATGGAACACTGGGAACAGTGTACGCCATCCCCGCAGCGACCCGGGCTGCTGTCCTGAACAAGATCTTCTCCTTGTTCTACACTGTGGTCACTCCCATGGTCAACCCCATCGTGTACAGCCTGAGAAACAAGGATGTTCAGAAGGCAGTGAGAAGGCTTATGAGTCACTGGGCATCTGCTAAGGGGAGCTCCgggcccccaccacccccagggaGTATTTTTTTTCTCCGAACAGCCTGGGCTTCTGTGAAGGACACCAAGCACTAG